A single genomic interval of Primulina huaijiensis isolate GDHJ02 chromosome 7, ASM1229523v2, whole genome shotgun sequence harbors:
- the LOC140981491 gene encoding vacuole membrane protein KMS1 encodes MGSKKKSKSHKNSRDRGVLISGLQIKHQNDLDNLTLTSQPFKTLKLFTLAVVLYLKRSVTYLLSHGVWLMLLSTLPVISGVLLVTLDGPHEKHVEEVVRYMRFGLWWVALGVASSIGLGSGLHTFVLYLGPHIALFTIKAMQCGRIDIKSAPYDTIQLKRSPSWLGKDCAEFGPPIFQSSDGIIRVPLSSILPQVQLEAILWGLGTALGELPPYFISRAASLSGNGVDAMKELDASSTADGGFISAQLTQIKRWFLSHAQYLNFVTILILASVPNPLFDLAGIMCGQFGIPFWEFFLATMIGKAIIKTHIQTVFIISVCNNQLLDWIENELIWVLSLIPGFNSILPDLTAKLHSVKAKYLATKPHVPSNTEVKKWDFSLTFIWNTVVWFMLMNFFVKIVNATAQRYLKKQQDEEIAALKNKSSKYSDDSDSSSR; translated from the exons ATGGGATCCAAGAAAAAGTCCAAGTCCCATAAGAATTCACGCGATAGGGGCGTGCTGATCTCTG GACTTCAGATAAAACATCAAAATGATTTAGATAATTTGACTCTGACCTCACAACCATTCAAGACACTAAAGCTTTTCACTTTGGCCGTCGTACTGTATCTCAAACGATCAGTCACATATCTTCTATCACATGGTGTATGGCTTATGCTATTGAGTACCTTACCGGTTATTTCTGGGGTACTGCTTGTGACTCTAGATGGTCCTCATGAGAAG CATGTTGAGGAAGTTGTGAGATATATGCGATTTGGACTATGGTGGGTGGCTCTTGGTGTTGCATCCTCCATTGGACTTG GATCTGGATTGCACACTTTTGTTCTGTATCTGGGGCCTCATATTGCCTTGTTCACCATAAAAGCAATGCAATGTGGCCGAATAGACATCAAAAGTGCTCCATATGATACAATACAATTAAAAAGAAGCCCATCCTGGCTTGGCAAGGATTGTGCTGAATTTGGACCCCCGATCTTTCAATCCTCAGATGGTATCATAAGGGTTCCCCTAAGCAGCATACTACCACAGGTTCAGTTGGAGGCCATTCTGTGGGGCCTTGGAACTGCTCTTGGCGAACTTCCCCCTTATTTCATTTCACGGGCTG CAAGTTTATCAGGTAACGGAGTTGATGCTATGAAAGAATTGGATGCTTCCTCAACAGCAGATGGCGGGTTTATATCTGCTCAATTAACTCAAATCAAGCGCTGGTTCTTATCACATGCTCAATATTTAAACTTTGTCACGATTTTGATTCTTGCTTCG GTACCAAATCCTTTATTTGATCTTGCCGGCATTATGTGTGGACAATTCGGAATTCCCTTCTGGGAGTTCTTTCTTGCAACAATGATAGGCAAAGCAATCATTAAGACTCACATCCAG ACGGTTTTTATAATTTCTGTATGCAATAATCAACTTCTTGACTGGATCGAAAACGAACTAATTTGGGTTCTTAGCCTCATACCCGGTTTCAACTCTATCTTACCCGACCTAACTGCCAAGCTTCACTCCGTGAAAGCCAAGTACTTGGCCACCAAGCCTCATGTCCCTTCAAATACCGAG GTTAAAAAGTGGGATTTTTCACTCACTTTCATCTGGAATACGGTGGTTTGGTTCATGCTAATGAACTTCTTTGTCAAGATTGTTAACGCAACTGCACAACGATATTTAAAGAAGCAGCAAGATGAGGAAATCGCTGCATTAAAGAACAAGTCATCCAAGTATTCTGATGACTCTGATAGTTCATCTAGATGA